gggATCGCGATCTGGCTCAGTGACGTCACGGTTGCGCAGGGGACTTTGACggttcgcgcgcgcgcgcacgcgtcACACGCAGCGACAGGTGACGACAGCCGGATTAGGCATGACTTTACGTAGTGGGAAAACTTGCTGCCACGAGCTCCGTTTTCTCGCCAAAAAACGTGGGCGCTCAAGACGAAGGGCGGCGCATGCTCCGGCATGGCAGCACATTCGAGGTGGGGAtggatgtgtgtgtgtgtgtacatGGAGTTGATGCTGATGTTTGTTGCTCTCAACGTGGGTGGCATTGGCGAACACCATGCGCCTCAGTGGTGGCGTGGCGTCACTCTTTTCGGTTGCCCGTGTCTCTTCAGCGCGCCGCGCACTGGAGGACGCCTGCCTGCGGGGACGGGACTGGAAGTCTTGGTTACCTGTATTGTAGAGCTTCCGCCAATGGTTGCTTGAAGGCTGCTGATGGGCTCAGGTTGGGGCCAAACACTGGCCGGGACGCTGGCCGTCTCAGCGACGGGCGTGGGATTGGCACGCGGTGCGCGGGCGAcacgacggacggacagtCTGCAGTGCACACACGACCACTGACAGGATGAAAAGTCAGACAGGGCTAAGGTAGCGACAGCGAGCATCCCGCGTCCTACAACCGTATCGCCTACGATGTGGTACTCCGTAGTTACTACGTTAGTACGTACAGTACTTGCCTGCAGTGGTCGGTCGCCTGATGAGGAGCTTATAAAAATGGGGGACGCGTGTGTTCCTAGCCCTGCGGTTCCTGGGGGCTCTGCGATGAGGTGGGTAGGAGCCCAGCAAGTGCGCCGCTAGGCGGGGTCCAAGTGGAACTGAAACGGCCTCTGGTGTGCAGAACCAGGCCCACCCACCGCGCGACAATCTATCCCTGGAGTGCGGCTCTTTGCTTGCGACTCAGTGCAGAACATTCCTGTGGATGGAGGACCCCATTCAGTGCATTGCGTCTTGTCATCTGCCGTGGCACGACGAACTGTGTCGTCCTACCTCGCAGCGCCGGTTCTCCATCAACCGGCGGCAGGTCATGGCAaagcccccctcctccgtaTTGCTGCCGCTGTTTCTTGTTGCCGCTGCAGGTAAGCAGCCCCGAACCGCCGGTCGACCGTGGGCGGGCAGTGCAGTCTTCGCTCTAGCGCCGAGACCCCCCGGCCTCACCATTGGACAGGGCCAGatggggcggggggagggcctTTCCTTGCcgtgcccgtccgtccagcaGCACGGGGCGGGCCCGCTTAGCCTGGGGGGCAGGGTTCCAGCTGAACGCCAGAGTTGCATCCCCCTGGCCTGGCTAGGCGAATGGCTGTGTTTCTTGTGCGCCCTCCTCGGGTCACAGCCATCCTGGGCGACGAGACCGCCAAGAAGAAAGAGGATCCAGATGGGCTGCCTACTTCTGACCCAGCGGCCAGCGCTGttccagctgctgctgctgctgcttctgtcgtcgtcttttctttcttttcccCAAAAACGTCCCCTTCCACGTTTCTTCCCCCCCTgtgcggcgacgacctcaCGCGCCAGCATCCCGGCGGCGATCGTCGACACGCTCGagcggacgacgacactggtgtgaagaagaagaagaagaagagagcgAGCGCCGCTTCTCAGACCTGCCCATTGCCTACAGGCCGAAACGACTGGAACATCGTTGCGCGGGCCGAGCCGAGGAGCAGAGAGCGCCAcccccatcatcgccacggTTGACGACGATCCTCGAGTAAACGACTGCGaacgaggtcgacgacatcTGCCGTCACCGTCATGGACAGATTCGCCGTGTACAacatcgccgcggcggcgctgctgatCCTCACCGCCGTCCCCTCTGTCATCATATTCTTGTGCTCCTTGTGTCTTGCGCGCCGACGCAACGATCCGGCGCGGACCTGGCTCAACTTTTTCAAAGCCGCCTTTGCCTTTTTCTGCCTGTacgagaaaaaaaaaacccccctccctctctctaGCGCGGCAagtcagcggcggcaacagaCTTTCTAACGAGTGGTTTCGGGCAGCGGGATCGTCCTCATTTTCTTCAACTACCTCCTTGACGTCCTCTACAGATTGCTTTACGACTCCGTATCTTCCTCCAACATTGACGTTTTCGTCCGCAATATCCAGAGGGCTCAGACGCAGACCGGCGTTCTCGGGTCCTTGTTCGACGAGCTCAGCGTGATCTGCAtcctgctcgcgctgctcaGCCTCGGCAAGGCTGCCAGATTCATCCACGCCGGCAAGCTGACATCGGCCGATCGATTCGTCCAATGGGGCGGAtacggcgtcgccggcctgctcgccatcCTGGAACTTGTATCCTTTGCGCTTAGCGAGAAGCTGTACACGACCCAGTACCAAGGTGCAGTCGTAACAACGTTGCGCGACAACTACAAACTCGTACGAGACTTTCGACGAGTCACGTTTGCGCTGCTCGTTATCCAAATGATCTTCAATGTTTTCGTTCTGGTCAGATCCATCGTGGTCGCTGTCAAGACACGCGCTGAACCGCGCGTCACAACTGTAGGACTCTTTCTTCTTCTATACTCCGGAGGACGAACCTTGAAACATGCCGCTAATCGACGAAATAGGCGACTCGGTACCTAATAGTCTGCTGCGTCCTCTTGCTCCTCAAGACTTGCTACAACGTGGGCTACTACGCCGACTACGTGCCCCTCGGGGATACGGTGTTCCCGGACATCGTCAAGACTCCAGGGCCCTATTTTGCCATACTTGACGTCATCTTCAACTTCTGGCCCTCTTTCATCATCCTCATGATACTGTTCGCCCTGGGCACCAAGAAACAACATGGCGTCTGGGCCACAGAGCAACCCTTCATGATGGTCCGCCCCATGGCCCATGCAACGGGCTCGCAGCCATTGCCATGGGGGTACGAGTACAGCCCCACGCCGCTTCAGCCCGCGCCGCAAACCTGGCAAcagccgacggcgacggccaccatGCCCCCCGTGTACGGCAACCCTCAAGAGCTGCCGCCCCAACACGCGGCGGGACTACACGCCCCACAGTTTCGGCATGAGCTCTCCCCCCAGCAGCACTGGTCGGAGCCAGTATCACCACACATTCAGCGCTCGTACGAAAGCAGCGTGCAGACTGGCGCCGTatcgcctccgccgccgtctcacTACGAGGCGATGGGCCTGAACCACCAGGCTGATGGCACGCCGCCTCAGGTCGTCCCCATACCATACAACGAGAAGAGGTGATGAGGCGCAAATCGGGAGGGTGACGACGGATACAACGCGCCCTCTTGTTTGTTTGAAGAATAGCGATtagtcggcgtcgtcgttttGTATATACAAGTCTGAACTCTTGCCTGTGGTCGTATTTCACAGAGCATAATAAAGGTCTATAAGTCAACTCGCCATGCGTCTAGTCTACGTCGGAATACTCAGGAGGGGCGACATAAGGCCCGTCGGCCCCCATCGTTCCCGTGACATATCTGGGCCAAGATCAGCTTCGAATAGACACGAGTGACCGGTGGCGACTGGGACGTACTTGGTATGGCTGCCTCTGGCGGCGATTTGCCCCTTGCTGTTGGTAAAGGTTACGGTTGTGTAGGCGAGCGTCTTGCCAACTGCGCTGCTGTCAATATCTAGTTCTGACGATGACGGtacgagggggaggggaggctTCGAAGGCATTACTCTTGTCGCAGATTGCGGTTCCCTTAAGCAAgtcgcccggccgcccaccTGGAGCCAAATACGTCACTGCTCACTGTTAATGCGCCATTCGAGCGTTTGTGGGAGTTGGGACCTTGGTCGTACCGTTGAGGTCCGTCGAGACGCCTGTTGCAAAACGACCAgtggaggcgacggccaaAGAGCCCCCTAGGTCGACGAGACTCGCAATGGTGCCGCCATGGATAGTTTGGAGGCGATTCTAGAAGCTCCGATCAACATTGGCATGCCACCGCGGGACCACATGGGGGGGTTACCGTATGATCCTTGTGGATGTCCATCTCAAAGTCGACTCGGCCGGGAGATGCGCTGATGACCCGAAACTGTTGGGGATCTCAATCAGCGATCAAAAACACCCGCCAAGATGGTTTCCATTCTGCAATGTTTACCCGCGGTCCTAGCAGCCTGTGAATTGGAAGGTGAAGTCAGCAGAAGTCATGCGCTTGGATCAAAAGATGTGTAGTGTGCAGCCAGAGCCGTCCGCATCTCAACGGGCCACGAGGTGGCTTCTTCTTACCTTGGCTCCAGGCCGGAATCGGCCATGAAGGACCGCATCACCTGCGACTCAATTAGCGtcagcgagcgcgcgcggcctcgcccgtgcTGACAAGCGTGCGTCAAGCACCTACCGCCTTGGTGAAGCCCGTCGGGCTCAATTTCCTGGCCATTGTCATCTGCTGCAACCACGGGTGACAGTTTGGGGAAGAGGCTTGAGTGAGTATATGATATGAGACATTTGCCTTGTATTGTTGGCCAGTTTGTTTGCCGTCGTAGCCGGTGGGACGGACGTTGTCCGAACAACTTGTCTACCCGTGGGGGTCTAGACTCTCTCATTGGCTCATACCGTTTCCACTCTCTTGCTGTATGTACTTCGTGCGAGGTGCTTTATAAGTGAGGTTGCCTGTAACTCCTTCAGCCTCACTTTCCATCTTTTGAGATAAGGAATCACACCGTCAACCATTCCGAGATCGTGGCTCCCGCTAGACAATTGGGAGTCGCGAGCCACCGCGGAAGGCTTTCTCTCTCATCGCTCCATTCGAGAGAGCCCAGAACATCAAATGTCATCGCTGCTTTGGAACCAGCAGACCCCATCGCCATGACGTGTGAGACCGAAGCATCATGACGTCGGCCACCCCCGAGAGCAACTCGCCACAAGGCCAACCCCAAAGCGAAGGGGACTCGTCCAACCGCGAGAAGCGCAAAGGCCCCCGTCTCGCGCACCGCAAGTCCAAGACTGGCTGTCAGCGATGTCGCGCCCGGCGAGTAAAGGTACAGTAAGGTGGAATCCATTGCTGCAAAATCTGGCCTGACGCCATGTAGTGTGACGAAGCGCGACCTGTGTGTCGCGACTGCCATCGTCATGGGGTCCCCTGCGTCTATGACAGGCCCGATGACAGGCCCAGGGACGAAGGCGCGATGCCACTCTCAACCTGGATCCAATCTCGCCCGCGCGAGCCCAGGCCATCGGATCCCAGTCATGACGAACACATGGAGCTGCGCTTGCTGCATCACTTTACTCTATTCACCAGCGCAACGTTGCCCGGGGCCCACCTCAAGCGTATCAAAGACTGTTGGTCCATCGACGTGCCCCGACTCGCATTCACTTACAAGCCGCTCCTGCACTCCGTCTTCGCAATCGCCGCCCTGCACTTGTCCAGAGCCAATCCTGACGAAGCTGGCTTGCCGGACGTCCACTGCATGTACCTCGAGCAGGCCTTGCGCGAACATCGACTCTGCATCGGCGGCATGACTACGCAGACTGCGGACGCGGTGTGCTTTACGAGCATCCTGTTACAGGTCGACGTATTTGCCACCTTGCAATATCGTCCTGTTGCTTCGTACGAGCCGGTAAATGAATGGATGTATCTAGTGCGCGGGTCGGTACCCGTCTTTGAAGCGGCCTTGGAGATTATGAGGCGTGATACCCATCCCGCGAATATCTGGTACATTATTGACACCTTTCCCATCTCTTTGCGGACGAATCCTGATGCTGGATCGTTCTCCTTCCTGCTTCCGAGtgtgcccgacgacgacgacgaggatgacgagacGGCGCTACAAGCATATCGAGGGGCCGTCGCGCATGTAAACGCCACCTGGCTGGCCATGGAAGCAAAGGAACATCCGCAAATCAGCTGTCGCCGGCTCATGGTCTTCCCCTTGCTCGTGACAACCGAGTTCATTGACCTGCTCGAGAAGAGGAGGCCGCGCGCCATGGTGGTTCTGGCCTACTTCCTCGCCTTGTTGGCACCATTGAGCGACATATGGTGGATCGGAGACACTGCACACAGATATATTGTGGCTCTTCGACGAATCCTTCCCGACCAGTGGGAACACCTCATGTCCTGGCCTGTGGAAATGACGACATCTCGTTCCACACAGCAGACACACGGCCCTATCCAACCATCTCTATGATTcccgcccgcagcagcgccttcTCGATCACAGGCATTTTAAGTGGCGCCAGCTCTTTCGTCTGCTCAAACGTCTCGCTGGCCTCCCGCAAGTACGCCGCAAACGTTCCTGGTCTGATATCCGCGTCATGGTTCTCCGGATCGTCCCATATCTCAGCTAAATACTCCCGGCCTGCAGTAACAAGGCCATGCGACACCTTCATTGTCGAGGACATGCTCAGCACACCCTGGACAAGTGCCTCAGCCTCTTTAGCCCGTTCATTGTCCGAGCCGTTCCCCCCGCGTGGCAGGTTCAACAACTCATACTGATTCCTCCCGTTCCAGTCCGTCAATCTCTGCGCCCAGTACGCTTCTGTCACACAATCAAAGAGCAAGACCTTCTCTTCAAAGAACTTTGGTCCGTCCCATGTCGTTTTGGGATCAACCAGATGCCTGAGCCGTTCAAGACAAAAGACCTGGGCAAGGTAATCTGCAAACTGCGCATACATGAACGGTGGGCGCTTTCCGTTCAACGAGGGTGGTTCATAGACTGGTAGATGCGCCAGCAGCGGGTGTGAATGCATCCCCACGCAGCTCGTTGGTCCATCCCACAGCGTGCGAAAAATCTCATGCCAATACTTGA
This sequence is a window from Purpureocillium takamizusanense chromosome 8, complete sequence. Protein-coding genes within it:
- a CDS encoding uncharacterized protein (COG:Q~EggNog:ENOG503P2A4~antiSMASH:Cluster_8.3), which translates into the protein MTMARKLSPTGFTKAVMRSFMADSGLEPRLLGPRFRVISASPGRVDFEMDIHKDHTNRLQTIHGGTIASLVDLGGSLAVASTGRFATGVSTDLNVTYLAPGGRPGDLLKGTAICDKSNAFEASPPPRTVIVRTRY
- a CDS encoding uncharacterized protein (COG:Q~EggNog:ENOG503P2A4~antiSMASH:Cluster_8.3), with the translated sequence MTMARKLSPTGFTKAVMRSFMADSGLEPRLLGPRFRVISASPGRVDFEMDIHKDHTNRLQTIHGGTIASLVDLGGSLAVASTGRFATGVSTDLNVTYLAPGGRPGDLLKGTAICDKIGKTLAYTTVTFTNSKGQIAARGSHTKYVTGTMGADGPYVAPPEYSDVD
- a CDS encoding uncharacterized protein (COG:Q~EggNog:ENOG503P2A4~antiSMASH:Cluster_8.3) gives rise to the protein MDIHKDHTNRLQTIHGGTIASLVDLGGSLAVASTGRFATGVSTDLNVTYLAPGGRPGDLLKGTAICDKIGKTLAYTTVTFTNSKGQIAARGSHTKYVTGTMGADGPYVAPPEYSDVD
- a CDS encoding uncharacterized protein (COG:Q~EggNog:ENOG503P2A4~antiSMASH:Cluster_8.3) — protein: MRSFMADSGLEPRLLGPRFRVISASPGRVDFEMDIHKDHTNRLQTIHGGTIASLVDLGGSLAVASTGRFATGVSTDLNVTYLAPGGRPGDLLKGTAICDKIGKTLAYTTVTFTNSKGQIAARGSHTKYVTGTMGADGPYVAPPEYSDVD
- a CDS encoding uncharacterized protein (TransMembrane:7 (o6-33i45-67o99-119i140-159o189-213i225-247o267-290i)~EggNog:ENOG503PG89~antiSMASH:Cluster_8.3), giving the protein MDRFAVYNIAAAALLILTAVPSVIIFLCSLCLARRRNDPARTWLNFFKAAFAFFCLGIVLIFFNYLLDVLYRLLYDSVSSSNIDVFVRNIQRAQTQTGVLGSLFDELSVICILLALLSLGKAARFIHAGKLTSADRFVQWGGYGVAGLLAILELVSFALSEKLYTTQYQGAVVTTLRDNYKLVRDFRRVTFALLVIQMIFNVFVLVRSIVVAVKTRAEPRVTTATRYLIVCCVLLLLKTCYNVGYYADYVPLGDTVFPDIVKTPGPYFAILDVIFNFWPSFIILMILFALGTKKQHGVWATEQPFMMVRPMAHATGSQPLPWGYEYSPTPLQPAPQTWQQPTATATMPPVYGNPQELPPQHAAGLHAPQFRHELSPQQHWSEPVSPHIQRSYESSVQTGAVSPPPPSHYEAMGLNHQADGTPPQVVPIPYNEKR
- a CDS encoding uncharacterized protein (COG:Q~EggNog:ENOG503P2A4~antiSMASH:Cluster_8.3), whose amino-acid sequence is MDIHKDHTNRLQTIHGGTIASLVDLGGSLAVASTGRFATGVSTDLNVTYLAPGGRPGDLLKGTAICDKSNAFEASPPPRTVIVRTRY
- a CDS encoding uncharacterized protein (TransMembrane:1 (o35-54i)~antiSMASH:Cluster_8.3) yields the protein MAVFLVRPPRVTAILGDETAKKKEDPDGLPTSDPAASAVPAAAAAASVVVFSFFSPKTSPSTFLPPLCGDDLTRQHPGGDRRHARADDDTGVKKKKKKRASAASQTCPLPTGRNDWNIVARAEPRSRERHPHHRHG
- a CDS encoding uncharacterized protein (COG:S~EggNog:ENOG503P45E~TransMembrane:1 (i348-369o)~antiSMASH:Cluster_8.3); the protein is MTSATPESNSPQGQPQSEGDSSNREKRKGPRLAHRKSKTGCQRCRARRVKCDEARPVCRDCHRHGVPCVYDRPDDRPRDEGAMPLSTWIQSRPREPRPSDPSHDEHMELRLLHHFTLFTSATLPGAHLKRIKDCWSIDVPRLAFTYKPLLHSVFAIAALHLSRANPDEAGLPDVHCMYLEQALREHRLCIGGMTTQTADAVCFTSILLQVDVFATLQYRPVASYEPVNEWMYLVRGSVPVFEAALEIMRRDTHPANIWYIIDTFPISLRTNPDAGSFSFLLPSVPDDDDEDDETALQAYRGAVAHVNATWLAMEAKEHPQISCRRLMVFPLLVTTEFIDLLEKRRPRAMVVLAYFLALLAPLSDIWWIGDTAHRYIVALRRILPDQWEHLMSWPVEMTTSRSTQQTHGPIQPSL